The following DNA comes from Seriola aureovittata isolate HTS-2021-v1 ecotype China chromosome 15, ASM2101889v1, whole genome shotgun sequence.
ACGATCGCTGAAAGAGATGGCGTAACCTGTTTATATGTTGATGGGGTTGGTGGAATAGATGTTGGTATTTTCTCTTCTTGGACTAGACTTCTGATCCAGGAAGGAGTTGAGAGGGTTAAGCCAGCTTGGGCTCCATCCATGCTGCACCAGTGAATTCCCACACCTAACTGAGTGTAGGTTGGAAGACCAGCAAGTGGCTGCTGGATTGCTACCAAAAAAATGTCTAACCACCATTTTAATCTCAGTGTTCGTTTGCTACTACAAAATCTAAACTACTATACTGACCTAATGCCTGGAACCAAATTCATCAGAAAGGAAGGGATGTGGGAATGACAGTGTACTGTTCTGTATCAAATccttttcagtttagtttagttataGATTATGTATCAAACACCAACACCATGTACTATTGGTGGGACTCCTACTCCTtttactactgctgctgctataaACCTAATAAAAATTTCCACCACCACCGCACACTCCTCATCACAAATACCTTTGAGACcatttttgattttgaactCCGGCTGAGTCTCACCAGAAAGCCCCCTGTATGTAATTCACACACTGGGTTTACAGAGAAATGGATGATGCAACCCTTTACTTGCACAATAGATCCTTCTCAAACTGGATCTGACTAGAAACCAGTTACTTCTTTTTTTAGACTCTTCAAGTGCCAATGCAACAACATCAAGCAACCTCCAGGTGGGAAAGCAGGATCAGGAAGAAAAACGAGATCAGCCCCAGCAGCCTTTAATTCCCACCTCTATCGGGGGAATTTacacagagcagacacagtCATCCTTCAAGTGATCAGTAATCCACACAGACTGCAACCTGGAATTCTTTACCAAAATAAGAGTCAGTCAGGCTGCTCTTGCCATAAGAGACCAGGAGAATTCAACAGAACAGTCTTTCTGTATGTGAACAAAGTAGAAAAGAAAGCCACTGTGCCTTAAGAGGTATAAATGGCACACAGTAGCAGAGAAATGTCTACATGAAGAATTTAAGATATAAATGACATGACATTACATACCTCAACATATAACCTAAAAGCTGCTCTCACCGGCATCATCCTGACAATGACCGTGCCAGCCTGGATGACAAAGACTTAGCAGTTCCCAGCCTGCTGAGAGCTCAAAGGGATCACCAACCTCTGTGCCATCAGCTAACCTGCATGGTGGAGTCCTGCCTCAGCAGCAGGAGACTGCTTCACTGCAGGCTACCATATAAGCATGACATATAAAGTAGGTACTGTCTGTACATCACATGTTAAAGGGGCtataagttttctctgccactgaaaaGAGGTTATAACGCACCCGCAGTGCTACGTtgtcagggcagattggaggctactgCGACTCGCTATCATTCAGTGATGAGACTagggggctagctggttagcctGCTAACTtaagcagaagaaaagacgtcatagagacaagagttaacattggtgttactttccaccgctggagacagctcttggcgagtaaaggaatgaggtTTGATCCTGAACTCGCgttgtttcttctagactgctAAGTgaacagctattaatgctaacactggctatgtagcaatagcgaAACTTAAATATCTCCTTTAATGGAGAATATCATTTTGAAATCTTATTATGGAAATATACAGCTTTCACCTTCGTAGGTAGTGGCATTCCTAAGCTGTCATCATTACCTAAGTGATTATTAAATCAAGTGTATTTCCTCTGTGGAATCCGTTTCCTGATCATAAAGGTGGTGCAGTTATTGATCGCTCCCTTGTCCTCCcaaccattttattttaatcgCATCATGACTAAACAAGGTGACAAAAGAGAATTATAATCTTAACATGTTTATCCCTTTTATATTTCCGCATTTGACAGTGTTGCATTTCCATATCTCTGCTCATTGACTGTATATGAGAAGCTGTTCATTGCAAAGTTTTTGACATACGAGTCCCCCAAGTTCCTAAGAACTACAAGAGAATTCAGGTGCATCTCATGTAATCCCAAACCATATTTGCTAAAGCAGGGTGTGTCTATCTTAGGATGTGCTGTCAGTTACAATATGATAGTGTCATGTTTGATCCTGCTGCGTCAGCAGTGTCAGTTGGATGGATCTAGGGTCCTTGGAAACAATAGTCCAAAACCAATTCCAGGAGAACTCATATGGATAGTACTCCACATACGCACGACATGACttacactatactatgatgaaaATTTTAGTGAACAGTTTATATACCCATTGTGAGCCAAAAAGTGCCTGCCACAGTATTGTGTTGTTTATGGTTCAGCCAGCTAAGAAGATAGTTAAGAAACCTTCCTTCCATCTGTTGACTACAAGTTAATGCTATAATGCAACTGCCAATAGCATCACTAAGTGATGTGCTATTTTAAGTTAAGTTCTGGCAAGCAAAGTTTATCCATCTTTGTTCTATCTCATATGCAATATTGGTTAATATACCCATCTATGCATCTCTCAGTAATACTTGTTCATTCTTGTGCCTACATTATCGCTTAGTGACAACAAGCTCCAGGCCCAGCAACACTTAAATAATGACTGCTTGTTTTTAGCATTTCATGgcttattaacatttaacaattCCGAAGATTATGTAAAGATTTGGGCTGCAGGGTGAAAAGTTACttgaggaataaaaaggtcAATATAGGTCTCGATTCTCTAGAGTTTTATTATTTACCTCTGTGGTAAGCAAATGGACACAACTTCTAAGATGAGTTTGGCAACCTCAAGCATACTGCCATGTAATCAAACTTTTGCAGTAGAACGGGCTCAGTGACTTTCCCTATTGGCCACTCTAATGTTATGTTTGCCAACTACAAAGTGTGGTGGAGGAAGGATAGTTATCTGGGGCTGATTTTAATGGTATTGGTTAGATCATTTTAATTGCAATTAATAGAAATCTGAATTCTACAGCATCaagtgatatttaaaaaaaaaggcaaaaaccaAAGTTcacaaaaagatattttttcCCAGTTCGGTGTTGAGGAACTTGACTGGGCTTCACAGAACCCTGACCTCAATGCCGtccaacacctttgggatgaattGTTGCACCAACTGTGAGGCATTCCCTATCGCCCAAAATCAATGCCCAAAAACTCACTCATACTCTTGTTGCGGGATGTAAGCAGATGCCTGCAGCCAGATTCTCAAAGTCTTGGGGGAAAGCCTTCCAGGGAAGATCGGGGACTGCTGTAGCGGCAATTATGTTAGGAACAGAGCATGTATTTGAGGAAATAATCTCCAATTTGAAGTGGTCAATTTCTTAAATGAGGGAATCATTTATCACAAAATTTCCCCTGGAGACTTAAGTGGAACACACCTGCTGCATCATGTAGTGCCACATCATTAGACATgccaaacagacagaggaatcAGATGGTGTGGTAGCTCAGATAGACTCATTCAGAGAGTCGAAAAACTATGATAATACAATCGTGATTAACTTTTCTGGAgaattgacattttaaaacaggaCAATGATGTATCCCGGACGAAACTGCCCAGACGGCATTATGCCTATCTTGAAAAATACATTGAATAATTGGCGGGTCTGCTGTTTAGCTGAATAAGCAGAAGGCTAGGtgatcagtgtttctcagtaaGAGGTGATCAGATCATGTTGCCTCATTAGCTCGGTTTGTTTTACTAAGTGCTGTAATGTTTTTTGCGGCaaaccagtcagtcagaactAAACTGTCACTTAATGTCTGCTGACTGGCAACTTTCACGCCTGTTCatctgtctacacacacacacacacacacacacacacacacacacacagaggcggGCGTGTCCAGGTGGCGATGGGAGTATTAATAGAGAGAAGTCCCTCAGGTCAGCTTCACACCAACCAGCTTTCTACAGCCCCAATACTGCTCCTGCACATCTcatccatttcctcctcttccaacTATAGGTAAGCTGTTATCCACCTCTTCCACTCCCCCTTCTCTATTTACTCCTCCATTTCATTCTTCTATCCTTTCACCATCATTTTCTCCACCTTTTCTTTGATGCTCTTTTAAAAAGGCAGCACTTTACTTCCATTACACCTATCTACTTTTATCATCATCTATCTTTGACCTCCTCTTATCatccatcttcttttttttttttttaacctcattcatcccctcttcctctttcactaTTTTTGATTAACAAATAGATAGCTTTCCTGCTTCTGCTTCCTCATTCAAACATGTCTTTGTGGGCAGCACTTCTCCGTTATGGCGGCACTGTGGCTCCATACTGCTTCCATGCTGGTCTTACTGGTCATGTCATGCCCGGGCTCCCAAGCCATTGCCTCGCAGTACCTGTGTGGCTCCCACCTGGTCGATGCTCTTCACCTGATCTGCGGAGACAGAGGTTTTACCTACATGCCCATGTCAGACGCCAACCCTGTGCCCCGTGAGACTACCAACTGCAAAACACttcacaacacaaaacagtatCGCTGAGATGCACTATATATTAGTGATAGAGGGACATTTAGGGTCTTCTTCCCAAACAGCTACTCTCTGACTGCCTACATACAGGATATTAATCGTGTGCTACACAACAATTCAGACTAGCGTACCAGCCTCAGTTCAGTTCCTCCAAGCTTTGTGTGTGCTAACTTTAAACTAGCCTGATGACTTTTGCCCTGAACTGTCTTTCCCATCAGGCGTCCTCCCTCCAATGGCAGGAGGAGCAGCGTCAGTGGGCGGCGAGAACGAGGGCGCCAAGTTTGCCTCCCAGGACCAGATGGAGATGATGGTGAAGCGAGGCATTGTGGAACAATGCTGTCACAGGCCCTGCAGCCTCTATGACCTGGAGAGCTACTGCTATTGAACAGCCAGCATAGCTTAGCTTCTTGGATAACTGAGCGTGCAACCTCTCCCCTCCCTACTCCCGCAATCAGCAGGAGATTGGCAGTGTTGTTGTCTCTCTGTAAAGTcaagtgttttcaaatgaaatgctGATAAGttactgaaatttttttttttttttcctagaaaATAAAGTTCTATAGTTGAGAGAGAGTGACTGGTTCTTTGACAGTTatttatggtttgtttgttttgttttttatctttatcttttttatatttctattgtCAACCTCACATTCAGTCAAGTCAATTGTAAACAACCAATTGTGTTGCACAGTTGTGAAGTCAGTGGTATAATCCACAGCAGGAATATTAGAGGAGgtttttttattatagattatttaattatttattggaCAGATGACAACTGGCCGTTTCTAGCTTTTTTGGGGCCCTATGCAAAATCTTGTGTGCCTACCTATAGTGCAGAGCACATGTAACAAACAAGGTAATGTACTGTTCATTAGCACTGTCTTATTTGTGTCTCACTAAATCAGTCGTACATACTGCAATGTTCAACTTCTATTTGTGGACGTGTTGCTATGGTGTTCGTATGTGTGTAATGCGTTGTTATCAACTGGCATGACGACAATCAGCATGCAATGACATGAACAAACTCGCCACTTTTTGTAAATGGTAAACTGAACGTAGCATTAGTGCACTATAAGCTAGACATTGCTAGGGTGTAAGCAGAGGTCCTCGTTGCTTTGTAGCCCCACCCAAATAAATGATCGCCTGCTGAACCTGGCCTCAAGTCTGAGTGTGTCACcaatgtctgtgtttgagcaGCGCAGATTCCCCTCCCTCACTGTGATTCTTAATGGATATGGCTCATTTAAATTTAGCCTGTTTGAAAAGGTGGTCAGTCAGCAGTTCATCAGGATCATGCGGGCACCTTCTCTTTGATGTAAGTGTAGTTTGACAGTCACAGTTGAGAACGGTAAACCTTCTCCTGTCTGCAGAGAAACTGGCCAAGAAATATCAAACATTCAAGTTCAAGGCTTACACCGTATCATGTGGCTGTGAGTAGTCTTTCTCAAAATGAGCTATGGAACAAATgcatgattttgtgtgtgtgtgtgtgtgtgtgtgtgtgtgtgtatatatatatatatatatatatatgtgcgtgcgtgcatgtgtgtgtgagttttctgtcacatttagCAGAGATCAGCACTTCCCCCTGCTGGCTGTTCTGCAGACCTGCTGGAATTAAAATATGTCCTTTGAAGCCTCAGAAACATtgcagaagcagagagaaatatttttcaCCTTACGACTCTctttatagttgtttttttttaaagcaatccTAAATGTAAACTCAAAGGTGTGCAGTGTGGGAGTATATAACTATAAATAGTTGTTAAACTACCACATTATGTTCCACTTTGATTTTCATAATAAAGGGCAATTACACAGTTTCATATGACTATTAAAGTTTAGTGCAATGGTAATGATCATAGAGCAAATGCATTAGGGATTTAACTGGTATACCGTCCTACACTGAGGACttatggagggagagagagacacacacagagagagtctCTTTGTATTCCACCTGGGACACTGTGCCTCCATATTGCAATTTCCTGTTTGAGTCTTATCTAGAGCTACCTGGAACTGCGCTCCTGCAAAGCCTCACACAGCCCCCTCTGCTCACCTGCTGCTACTCCATCTCtgtttccatttctctctctctctctctctctctctctctctctctctctctctcagtctttcactctctctttcactcctccATTCTCAtttccaccctccctccctgcctttGCAATGTCATGATTAGTATGCTAAGAACCAGTAGAGCTTTACCTGGACATCAGTCACTCAGACAATCAGTCAGCTGTCTCACTGTCAGTCAGTCGGGTGATCAGTCCCCCAGCTCACGCTCTTGTTGAATTACTCATTCAATTGCTCGGCTGATCGCCCAGCCACttactcactcagtcagtcatctttttttcttcatttatttatttatttatttttgtttacactTACTCTGTTGTgcatcccaaaaaaaaaaacatattagcgAGAACAGGGTCtcctcatgtttttattttcccagcCCCCACTGAAGAACGGCCTTCGGGTCATTTTAGCCCTCATGCTGAACTACTTGTTCAGCGCTTGTTTGAGCAACTGCTGAGTGCTCTccaagacagaaaaacaatcttGCGTGATGGTGATATTTCGCCAGAAAGACAAGGTGGAAGGTAGCTTATTTCTACTGACAGTAACCCTCAAGACTTGGGGCTTATGCCACATGTGAACACCCCTTTGATTCACGGTCCTGAAATGGTCACCAGGGCAACAGCAGTCATGTTTTGCCTTCAAGGGAAAATAAAATTCTGGCTCTTCTGCTATCTGATATTTCCCTGTTTTCATTGGcactttaatatatatatatatatgataaaaaaaaaataaaaagcttttcattAATTTTTGCAGAGAGAGTCAGATATAGAGAGATACAGAGTGGCAAGTAGAGCAGAAGACTGATCCCCCTGTTTCTCCTATGATTACATTCTGTTCAGGCCCTGTtgcagggagaaagaggaagaccaAGCTTCGGCCACAGAATATGAATTTTATATCTGCAATGCAGCCGAGAGGTACCTTCATGTAACAGCCAGCCTGACTTGGCACTGATAATAAAGATCTCTCTTTGTGCGTCggcctgattttttttttttttttagagctacTTGCTTTAATGTTCACTGACAGTGTTGACATGAATTTTATACCATTGATGCACTTCACTGCACTATTGTTGgtcagtttgtcattttgtggtGTGAAAGTTATCATGCTTGCATATCTGACATGATCATTATCATCCCTAAATCATAACACCATAAATACGTTTATGGATCCAAACCGGCGcatgaatatttattattatcaaagaACAATGACACGAATAAAAAGAAACTCTAAATGATTGAAGTAAACGTGTGTTGggctgtacagtatgtggtcaAGTTCCGGCTTGTtgtaatgaaatattcatgtagCGGTGCACATTTCAGTCACAATGGGGCCACACTGAATGAAAGGTCATTAAAGTCTCACCCAACAGCAGTGTGATGAATGAGTGGATAAATGCTGACAGGTGCTTTGCATTGCCTAATCATTAGAAAGGTTCCACAAAGTCATAGGATGGAGGCACTTTTGCAGGGTTAATTTATTTAAGTGTTAGACTCATGAATTAGCTGAAGTTTATTGCATCAGAAAAGGAATGGATGGAAGACATTATTATACCATGGTGGAATACGAGGTGTAAACTCACCATACATTACTAGGCTGTGTCGACTGTGCAACCCCTTTCTAATTTTccgaattaaaaaaaaaggaagaaaatcatGTACTTCATGAGTAGAGTGACCTTTTTCTCAGGATAAATTCAACTCaagttaaaatacaaattagCTGTTAACGGTAGGTGCCAACTTGGGGAAAAACAGTACAGCAACAATAACCTATCAAATTGGTTAAAACAAGCCCTGAGGCCACAACAAGCCGTTGCCAAGCCTGATATTCTTTGTTACTTTTTCTGCCTAGACCTGGCTCAAGAATTAAATGGTCTCTCGATATAATGACACTTCATTATAGCCCCAAGGCATGTAAACATCCCATTACATTATAGCTGCTCTCACTTGATCGGTGCAGTGTTTATTCTCAGTGTTTTCacctcttctctgtgtgtgtgcgtgcgtgtctgtgtgtatgtgtgtgtgtgtgtgtgcatgtgtggctaAAGTGTCCTTAAAAGGGTCAGGTCATCCAAATTACAAAcccatattttctcttttaaccCATAGTGGTATCGAACCACTAGGTCCACATAGCATCGAAAATGCATCTGAAGGCATCTGCACTCTTActctggaaaagaaaatattttttgagttaccttttatttaacattctatctaactattttttttttttaaattcttataAAAACTTGCAtagaaacagcagcaaacaataGAAAGCACGAAAAgtgtttgcttttccttttgtAATGCTggattgtttttcctctttgggCCACAAAAAATGATACAAATGAAAATGCCCAAGGAGGGAAAACACTCTTTAAATCAACTGCTCACAACTGTTAAACACCATGTGGCGAGTTTCACAAGCAGTCAAAgacacaagcaaaaaaaaaaaaaaaatttgaggACCAGTGATCCTGAGTAATGAAGacactgtttctggaaagagatGTTGATTTGAAGTCTAGTGTGAAACCAGTTAAAAACTTGAAATTTGGGGCACGACCCTCCTCATCTACAGGGCAAAGTGACATCCTCAGCGGATCTCTTCATTCTCTAAGGAACATGTGGTGCAGAAACACTCACTGACTTGTGAGGAGCTTTGTTAATTTTGTATACTGTCTGTCTTTCCGCTATGAAAAACCAAACTGAAACCTACACTGAGCTGTACTGACACCTAGACCTGTATAGAATTGGATGTATTGATTTGGATAATTGCTAACCTTCATCAGAAGACTGCGATCAGATCCCAGAAGGCCGAATGCAACGTTGGGTCTTCGAAACAAGGCCGCTAACCTATAATTTCTCATTGATCACTCCCACTCTTTCTATCTATCCTGTCCCTTTGGattagagacagaaaaaaaatggag
Coding sequences within:
- the LOC130182126 gene encoding insulin-like, with the protein product MAALWLHTASMLVLLVMSCPGSQAIASQYLCGSHLVDALHLICGDRGFTYMPMSDANPVPRVLPPMAGGAASVGGENEGAKFASQDQMEMMVKRGIVEQCCHRPCSLYDLESYCY